In the Populus trichocarpa isolate Nisqually-1 chromosome 1, P.trichocarpa_v4.1, whole genome shotgun sequence genome, one interval contains:
- the LOC18094041 gene encoding protein NUCLEAR FUSION DEFECTIVE 4, whose translation MAGQSRKWMILVATVWIQAFTGTNFDFSAYSSDLKSVLGISQVQLNYLAVASDLGKVFGWSSGLALLYFPLWVVLFMAAFMGLFGYGLQWLVMRDIISLPYILVFLLCLLAGCSICWFNTVCFVLCIQNFPANRPLALSLTIAFNGVSAALYTLAGNAIDSSSNDIYLLLNAFIPLITSVVSLIPIIRQPSLDPLPPDGVRRDSLIFLILNFLAILTGIYLLLFGSSSSDGTRARLLLGGAIFLLIFPLCIPGIVYAREWFHRTIHSSFSIHGSGFILVDVDDLELHKELITRESSYHENGDETMYEIKRRKSSGEKEGCCDSIVKKDRLAMLGEEHPVSLLVSRLDFWLYYTAYVCGGTIGLVYSNNLGQIAQSLGQSSNTTTLVTLYSSFSFFGRLLSAAPDYIRAKMYFARTAWLTIALVPTPIAFFLLAASGNAVALHISTALVGLSSGFIFAAAVSITSELFGPNSVGVNHNILITNIPIGSLVYGFLAAIVYDSHVSSSLNIITDSVVCMGRQCYFLTFVWWGCLSVLGLTSSLLLFLRTRHAYDQFEAKRISSMTPLY comes from the exons ATGGCAGGACAGTCAAGGAAGTGGATGATATTGGTGGCAACTGTATGGATTCAAGCATTTACAGGGACAAATTTCGATTTCTCTGCTTATTCATCGGATTTAAAATCCGTTCTCGGGATCTCTCAGGTGCAATTGAATTACTTGGCTGTTGCCTCTGATCTTGGAAAGGTTTTTGGATGGTCTTCAGGGTTGGCTCTCTTGTATTTTCCATTATGGGTGGTTCTTTTCATGGCTGCTTTCATGGGGTTGTTTGGTTACGGTCTTCAATGGCTTGTTATGAGGGACATCATCTCCTTGCCGTATATCCTG gtgtttcttctttgtttgcTGGCTGGATGTAGTATTTGTTGGTTCAACACTGTATGTTTTGTTCTTTGCATCCAAAATTTCCCAGCTAACCGGCCCCTAGCTTTATCTCTCACGATAGCCTTCAATGGTGTGAGTGCAGCCCTATACACTCTCGCTGGCAATGCAATAGATTCATCATCAAACGATATATATCTTCTTTTAAATGCTTTTATTCCCCTCATCACTTCCGTTGTATCACTGATCCCCATTATTCGTCAACCATCTTTAGACCCCCTTCCTCCCGATGGAGTCCGCCGTGATTCCCTTATATTTCTAATATTGAATTTCTTAGCCATCCTCACAGgaatttatcttcttctctttggTTCAAGTTCATCTGATGGAACGAGAGCTCGTCTACTCCTTGGGGGAGCAATTTTTCTACTAATTTTCCCATTATGTATCCCTGGTATTGTCTATGCTAGAGAATGGTTTCACCGGACCATCCATTCTAGTTTCAGCATTCATGGCTCTGGCTTCATTCTTGTGGATGTTGATGATCTTGAGCTTCACAAAGAGCTCATTACCCGTGAGTCGAGTTATCATGAAAATGGAGATGAAACTatgtatgaaattaaaaggagGAAAAGCAGTGGTGAAAAAGAAGGGTGCTGTGATTCAATCGTTAAGAAAGATCGATTAGCAATGCTTGGGGAAGAGCACCCTGTGTCGTTGCTGGTAAGCAGGTTGGATTTTTGGCTATACTACACTGCATATGTCTGTGGGGGTACCATTGGCCTCGTGTACAGCAACAATTTAGGTCAAATAGCACAATCACTTGGACAAAGTTCAAACACTACAACTCTTGTAACTCTCTATTCATCCTTCTCCTTTTTTGGCCGCTTGCTTTCAGCAGCACCAGACTACATACGAGC GAAGATGTACTTTGCAAGGACTGCGTGGCTAACCATTGCCCTTGTGCCAACCCCAATAGCCTTCTTCTTGCTCGCTGCATCAGGCAATGCAGTAGCATTGCATATAAGCACTGCATTAGTTGGATTGAGCTCTGGGTTCATCTTTGCCGCAGCAGTTTCAATAACTTCTGAGCTATTTGGGCCAAATAGTGTAGGTGTCAATCACAACATTCTTATCACCAATATCCCAATAGGATCACTTGTTTATGGTTTTCTAGCAGCTATAGTGTATGATTCTCATGTAAGCTCTAGCCTAAACATCATCACTGACTCGGTGGTGTGCATGGGAAGGCAGTGCTATTTCTTAACGTTTGTGTGGTGGGGATGCTTATCGGTGTTGGGCTTAACTTCTAGCTTGTTGTTATTCTTGAGAACCAGACATGCCTATGACCAGTTTGAAGCAAAACGTATTTCGAGCATGACACCGCTGTATTAA